The Biomphalaria glabrata chromosome 1, xgBioGlab47.1, whole genome shotgun sequence sequence ACATGGAAAAGTGTATCCTCCAAATCAGCCCATGGTATTCAATCCATCAAATCCAAGTGCTCCACCTATTTACCCGTGTGGGGTGTGCCACAAGGAAGTTCATGAAAATGATCAAGCAGTTCTATGTGAAAGTGGTTGTAATTTCTGGTTCCACAGAATCTGCACAGGACTAACTCCAGAGGCATTCTCCATGTTAAAAACTGAAGTTTATGCAGAATGGGCCTGTGACAAATGTTTAAGTTCTAAAAATATTCCTTTAGTAAAATTAAAGCCATGAaacattcataatattttttactgCACTCAGTAGATCTCTGTAATTGGCTTTTTTGGGGGGATCTTTATTTTGTTCTCTATATAACAAATACTTCATTTTCAGTAACTTGCcttataaaaatattatctaGTAAGTTAAGTAGATTCGAACACTAATACTGGTACAGTGAACATAGTATGGAATGTAACAAAATATATGGGAATTTTGTTAGTTTACAtagatttaatattaaataagtTAAAATTGGAGACTCAGATATATGTACAGTCGCagcatttaataataattttaaatttggaaaTATGGAATGCTATTTCATTTACATTTGTTCACCAAGACAGACCAGGTGTGACATTTTCTTCATGCTGCCCATTTGATAGCCATGCTCACTTTTGGCTGGGCACAACACTTGCTAGTTTACTTGTTACAGTGACCAAAGCAAAGTTATCTTTAATAACTTGTCTGATCACAAATATATTTATCGCACAGCATATCTTACAAATTCAAGAAAAAGATGTGTAGAAAGTCTGTGGATGAACTTTGTCCATCCtctattttgatttttattcttaACATCAGAAATAATACTAGTGATTAGTTTATGTGCAGGTTGACATTTGTCTAATCATTAAGGGATGCAGCTATTATGTAATGCATAACATAAACTTATATTTACATTAGTATCTAGATGCATAACTTCTAGCTTTAAAATTATGGAGCTGAAAAAGTGGCATAATACAAATTTTGTTTGGTAGTTCCAAAGTTCAGATATCCACCTGATATTTTTACACTAATATGAGTTGTAGGCAAATAAACCTATTTAGATAT is a genomic window containing:
- the LOC106073689 gene encoding protein pygopus-like yields the protein MKISQMDDKKSSSSQQKNTLAELLPGPSPPPVTTNTSIIAQNPFDDPLPTNNMLGKPPQQMSQMQTGLMAPGQGPPHGKVYPPNQPMVFNPSNPSAPPIYPCGVCHKEVHENDQAVLCESGCNFWFHRICTGLTPEAFSMLKTEVYAEWACDKCLSSKNIPLVKLKP